One window of the Podospora pseudocomata strain CBS 415.72m chromosome 7, whole genome shotgun sequence genome contains the following:
- a CDS encoding hypothetical protein (EggNog:ENOG503NU2T; COG:Q) yields the protein MAADQYSEKSEPTRAVSPESPKIQESRDVSPSADLKKLDSKVVAPPPEADDDKEADPFKHLPEREAKILRDQVYTPDIKVGVATLYRYSSRNDIIILVVSAICAIASGAALPLMTVVFGNLQGTFQDYFTPGSNLSYDEFTSELGSLCLYFVYLAIGEFVTSYVATVGFIYCGEHISAKIREHYLESCMKQNIGFFDKLGAGEVTTRITADTNLIQEGISEKVGLTLQAVATFVAAFVIGFVSYWKLTLILMSTVVALLLVMGTGSTFIVKYSRQNISAYAQGGSVAEEVISSVRNAVAFGTQDRLAKQYDVHLIKAEFFGFKLKSVLGVMVAGMMLILYLNYGLAFWMGSVFLLDGSTTLSKILIVMMAVMMGAFNLGNVAPNMQAFTTALGAAAKIYSTIDRISPIDPSTDDGIKLEKVEGTIRLENIKHIYPSRPEVVVMDDVTLEIPAGKVTALVGASGSGKSTIIGLVERFYAPIEGTVYLDGVDISTLNLRWLRQQIALVSQEPTLFGTTIYENIRHGLIGTKWENEGPEKQRELIEDAARKANAHDFITSLPEGYETNVGERGFLLSGGQRQRIAIARAVVSDPKILLLDEATSALDTKSEGVVQAALEVASEGRTTITIAHRLSTIKDAHNIVVMTQGKIVEQGTHDELLEKRGSYYNLVTAQAIAAVNEMTAEEEEAINEEEEAALIRKASAAQKQEGVPEDPEDDINAKLNRSKSTQSVSSMALAGRAKATPNKYSLWTLIKVIASFNKKEWKLMLIGLFFSAICGLGNPTQAVFFAKLITALSIPPTTQEARDFMKSEASFWCLMYLMLALVMFIAFTAQGIVFAKCSERLIHRVRDRSFRTMLRQDVEYFDTDEHSAGALTSFLSTETTHVAGLSGSTLGTLIMVTSTLIAACTVALAIGWKLALVCIATMPLLIGCGFFRFWMLAHYQRRAKRAYQGSASFASEAITAIRTVASLTREQDVLRNYRESLAIQQRASLISVLKSSLLYAGSQSLMFLAFALGFWYGGTLIAKYEYDMFQFFLVFTSVIFGAQSAGSVFSFAPDMGKAAEASRNLKTLFDMKPTIDTWSEDGDKVEAIEGSLEFRDVHFRYPTRPEQPVLRGLNLTISPGQYVALVGASGCGKSTTIALLERFYDPLAGGIFVDGKEISTLNINEYRSFIALVSQEPTLYQGTIKENILLGAPYEVSDEQIKFACQEANIYDFILSLPDGFNTVVGSKGALLSGGQKQRIAIARALVRDPKILLLDEATSALDSESEHVVQAALDKAAKGRTTIAVAHRLSTIQKADIIYVFDQGRIVEKGSHSELMKANGRYAELVNLQSLEKNR from the exons ATGGCAGCCGATCAGTACTCAGAAAAGTCGGAACCGACCCGCGCCGTCTCACCTGAGAGCCCCAAAATTCAAGAATCCAGAGACGTCAGTCCTTCAGCAGATCTTAAGAAGCTCGACAGCAAGGTCGTCGCACCCCCACCAGAAGCAGACGATGACAAGGAGGCCGACCCCTTCAAGCACCTCCCAGAGAGGGAGGCCAAGATCCTGAGGGATCAGGTCTACACCCCCGATATCAAAGTTGGAGTTGCGACACTGTACCGTTATTCGTCGcgcaacgacatcatcatcttggtTGTTTCGGCGATATGCGCCATTGCCTCTGGAGCCGCTTTGCCATTGATGACGGTCGTTTTTGGCAATCTTCAGGGCACTTTCCAGGATTATTTCACACCCGGCAGCAACCTGTCTTACGATGAGTTCACCAGCGAGCTTGGATCATTGTGCCTTTACTTCGTATATCTGGCCATTGGGGAGTTCGTTACATCTTATGTTGCTACAGTTGGATTCATCTACTGCGGCGAGCATATCAGCGCCAAGATTCGCGAGCACTATTTGGAAAGCTGCATGAAGCAGAACATCGGTTTCTTCGACAAGCTCGGCGCTGGTGAGGTCACCACACGCATCACGGCCGACACCAATCTCATCCAGGAAGGAATCTCGGAGAAGGTTGGCTTGACGCTCCAAGCCGTCGCCACTTTCGTTGCTGCCTTCGTCATCGGCTTTGTGAGCTACTGGAAGTTGACTCTTATTCTTATGAGCACTGTCGTGGCTCTCTTGCTGGTTATGGGCACTGGCTCAACGTTCATTGTTAAGTATTCTAGGCAAAACATCAGTGCCTACGCTCAGGGTGGTTcggtggccgaggaggtcatTAGCAGTGTCCGCAACGCCGTTGCCTTTGGCACCCAGGATCGCCTCGCTAAGCAGTATGATGTTCACCTCATCAAGGCCGAGTTCTTCGGCTTCAAGCTCAAGAGTGTTCTGGGCGTCATGGTTGCTGGTATGATGCTTATTCTGTATCTAAACTACGGCCTTGCTTTTTGGATGGGCTCGGTCTTCTTGCTTGACGGCTCCACGACGCTCAGCAAGATCCTGATCGTCATGATGGCTGTCATGATGGGCGCCTTCAACTTGGGCAACGTCGCGCCTAACATGCAGGCCTTTACCACCGCTCTcggtgccgccgccaagATCTACAGCACCATTGACCGTATCTCCCCGATCGATCCATCGACTGACGACGGCATCAAGCtcgagaaggtggagggaaCCATTCGTCTCGAAAACATCAAGCACATCTACCCTTCCCGTCCTGAGGTTGTGGTCATGGACGACGTCACCCTCGAGATTCCTGCTGGCAAGGTCACCGCGCTTGTTGGAGCTTCCGGCAGTGGCAAGTCGACTATCATTGGTCTGGTCGAGCGATTCTACGCGCCTATCGAAGGAACTGTGTATTTGGATGGTGTCGACATTTCCACTCTGAACCTCCGCTGGTTGCGCCAGCAGATTGCCCTTGTCTCTCAGGAACCAACACTCTTCGGCACTACCATCTACGAAAACATTCGCCACGGTTTGATTGGTACCAAGTGGGAAAATGAGGGCCCTGAAAAGCAGAGAGAGCTCATCGAGGACGCTGCCAGGAAGGCCAACGCTCACGACTTCATCACATCTCTTCCTGAAGGCTACGAAACAAACGTTGGTGAACGTGGTTTTCTCCTCAGTGGCGGCCAGAGGCAACGCATTGCTATCGCTCGTGCTGTGGTGTCGGATCCCAAGATTTTGCTCCTTGATGAGGCCACCAGCGCATTGGATACCAAGTCTGAGGGCGTTGTACAGGCTGCTCTGGAGGTTGCTTCTGAAGGCCgtaccaccatcaccattgcTCATCGGTTGTCAACCATCAAAGATGCTCACAACATTGTGGTCATGACCCAGGGCAAGATCGTCGAACAGGGTACACACGACGAGCTCTTGGAAAAGCGTGGCTCATACTACAACTTGGTTACCGCTCAGGCTATCGCCGCTGTCAATGAGATGActgctgaggaagaggaggccatcaacgaggaagaggaagctgcTCTTATCCGCAAGGCATCCGCCGCCCAGAAACAGGAGGGTGTCCCCGAGGACCCAGAGGACGATATCAATGCCAAACTCAACAGGAGCAAGTCGACCCAGAGTGTCAGCTCCATGGCATTGGCCGGACGTGCCAAGGCCACTCCCAATAAATATAGCTTGTGGACTCTGATCAAGGTGATTgccagcttcaacaagaaggagTGGAAGCTCATGTTGATTGGTCTATTCTTTTCTGCTATCTGCGGTCTGGGTAATCCGACCCAGGCTGTCTTCTTCGCCAAGCTTATCACTGCCTT GTCTATTCCCCCCACGACCCAAGAGGCCAGAGACTTTATGAAATCTGAAGCCTCTTTCTGGTGCCTCATGTACTTGATGTTAGCCCTCGTCATGTTCATCGCTTTCACGGCCCAAGGCATCGTCTTTGCGAAGTGCAGTGAGCGTCTCATCCACCGTGTTCGCGACAGGTCTTTCCGCACCATGCTCCGCCAGGATGTCGAGTACTTTGATACCGATGAACATTCGGCTGGTGCTCTCACCTCGTTCTTGAGCACTGAAACGACACATGTTGCTGGCTTGAGCGGTTCTACTTTGGGCACTTTGATCATGGTCACCTCGACACTCATTGCTGCTTGCACCGTTGCGCTTGCCATAGGCTGGAAGTTGGCTTTGGTCTGCATTGCTACCATGCCTCTCCTTATCGGATGCGGTTTCTTCCGGTTCTGGATGCTTGCTCACTATCAACGCCGCGCAAAGCGTGCCTACCAGGGCTCCGCCAGCTTTGCTTCCGAGGCCATCACTGCCATTCGCACCGTTGCTTCGCTCACTCGGGAGCAGGATGTGCTTCGCAACTATCGCGAGTCATTGGCTATTCAGCAACGCGCCAGTCTTATCTCGGTCTTGAAGTCGAGTTTGCTGTATGCCGGCTCTCAGTCGCTCATGTTCTTGGCCTTTGCGCTCGGTTTCTGGTACGGCGGTACTTTGATCGCCAAGTACGAGTACGACATGTTCCAGTTCTTCCTGGTCTTTACCTCTGTCATCTTCGGTGCTCAGTCTGCCGGCTCGGTGTTCTCTTTTGCTCCCGACATGggcaaggcggccgaggccTCTCGCAACCTCAAGACTCTGTTCGACATGAAGCCGACTATCGATACTTGGTCCGAGGACGGCGACAAGGTTGAGGCCATCGAAGGGAGCTTGGAGTTCCGCGATGTTCACTTTAGGTACCCTACTAGACCCGAGCAGCCTGTCCTGCGTGggctcaacctcaccatctcgCCTGGTCAGTATGTTGCTCTTGTCGGTGCCTCTGGATGCGGCAAATCGACCACCATCGCTCTTCTGGAACGCTTCTACGACCCTCTCGCTGGTGGTATCTTTGTCGACGGCAAGGAGATTAGcactctcaacatcaacgagTACCGCAGCTTCATTGCCCTCGTGTCTCAGGAGCCTACACTGTATCAGGGCACCATCAAGGAAAACATCTTGCTCGGTGCACCCTATGAGGTGTCTGATGAGCAGATCAAGTTTGCCTGCCAGGAAGCCAACATTTATGACTTTATTCTCTCGCTTCCTGACGGATTCAATACTGTTGTTGGTTCCAAGGGTGCTCTGCTCAGCGGTGGCCAGAAGCAGCGTATCGCTATTGCTCGTGCCTTGGTCCGCGATCCCAAGATTTTGCTTCTTGACGAGGCTACTTCGGCGCTTGACTCCGAGTCTGAACACGTTGTGCAGGCTGCTTTGgacaaggctgccaaggggAGAACGACAATTGCGGTGGCGCACAGACTGAGCACGATTCAAAAGGCGGATATCATTTATGTGTTTGATCAGGGGAGAATAGTGGAGAAGGGAAGTCACTCTGAGTTGATGAAGGCCAACGGCAGATATGCCGAGTTGGTCAACTTGCAGAGTTTGGAGAAGAACCGGTGA
- the MRT4 gene encoding mRNA turnover and ribosome assembly protein (COG:A; BUSCO:EOG09264W46; EggNog:ENOG503NYH0), which translates to MPKSKRAKVYHLTQVSKKTRENKDKLFANIRDAIPEFQYCWVFSVDNMRNNYLKDVRRELSDSRLFFGKTKLTLRALGSTPEEAQADGIHLLAPYLTGSVGLIFTNRTPEEIKSYFESLTQVDFARAGSVATRDFVIPKGLVYSTGGEVPKEHDVPVAHTLEPELRRLGVPCRMVKGKVCLGVDEEGNGFQEEGYTVCKAGEVLDSRQTRLLKLFSVCMAEFKVELLAVWKAAGGEVEVMEGAREYIERKREEAKSAGKKKKGSSGAGDVVMGGEDDEEEEEEDSE; encoded by the exons ATGCCCAAGTCAAAGAGAGCAAAGGTCTACCACCTGACCCAGGTGTCCAAGAAGACGCGCGAGAACAAGGACAAGCTGTTTGCCAACATTCGGGACGCGATCCCCGAGTTTCAGTACTGCTGGGTGTTTAGCGTGGACAACATGAGGAATAATTACTTGAAggatgtgaggagggagttgagTGATTCTCG ACTCTTCTTTGGCAAGACTAAGCTCACCCTCCGCGCGCTCGGCTCCACGCCCGAAGAAGCCCAAGCTGACGGGATTCATCTTCTCGCACCGTATCTTACTGGGTCAGTCGGTTTGATTTTTACCAATCGTACCCCTGAAGAGATCAAGTCTTATTTTGAGAGCTTGACCCAAGTCGATTTCGCGCGGGCGGGGAGCGTGGCGACGAGGGATTTTGTGATTCCGAAGGGGTTGGTGTATTCCactgggggggaggtgccCAAGGAGCATGACGTCCCTGTCGCGCACACGCTCGAGCCGGAGCTGAGGCGGTTGGGGGTGCCGTGCCGGAtggtgaaggggaaggtttgcttgggggttgatgaggaggggaatgggttccaggaggaggggtataCTGTCTGTAAAgcgggggaggtgctggatAGTCGGCAgacgaggttgttgaagctgtTTAGTGTTTGTATGGCGGAGTTCAAGGTTGAGCTGTTGGCGGTTTGGAAGGcggctgggggggaggtggaggttatggagggggcgagggagtatattgagaggaagagggaggaggcgaagagtgcggggaagaagaagaagggttcTTCGGGTGCTGGGGATGTTGTGAtggggggtgaggatgatgaggaggaggaggaggaggatagcgAGTAA
- a CDS encoding hypothetical protein (COG:A; EggNog:ENOG503NWQV; BUSCO:EOG09264G1F) produces MTDRLPPNLLALFTPRPPLRWVPPCDKAPEQRKTATISGVADFLPAMEEYKEIPYTPTESWLEARDRKQREKKEALEKLLTEGPLNYKPNEDPNIRGDAFKTLIVARLDYNADEKDLEREFGRFGPIERIRIVRDTHAHEKPNKKPKPHRGYAFVVYEREKDMRAALDQCDGLRIRDRRVKVDVERGRTVKGWKPRRLGGGLGGRGYTKAAMPRPMGPSGFGGGGFRGGFGGGFRGGRDRGFRGGPGGFGGGDRGFRGGGFGGGRAGGGDRGFGGGDRGFGGPPNAPSGPGGGFGGRDNRDGRRDGPGGGSSGGGGGGSGGGYGGRDGGSRSYDDRSGGGFRDRNPRQSGSNMEPVRPRGDHGGYNGGSGGRDYDRPRDHDESRKRAYEGGGYEDPRKLRRY; encoded by the exons ATGACCGACCGACTCCCGCCCAATTTGCTGGCGCTCTTCACGCCGCGCCCACCTCTGCGATGGGTGCCGCCCTGCGATAAGGCCCCCGAGCAGCGAAAGACAGCGACAATCTCTGGTGTTGCCGACTTTCTCCCAGCCATGGAGGAATACAAGGAGATCCCATACACCCCGACCGAAAGCTGGCTCGAGGCGCGCGACCGCAAGCAAcgcgagaagaaggaagctCTTGAGAAGCTCCTGACCGAGGGTCCCCTCAACT ACAAGCCAAACGAGGACCCCAACATCCGTGGCGATGCCTTCAAGACGCTGATTGTGGCGCGTCTTGACTACAATGCCGATGAAAAGGACCTTGAGCGCGAGTTTGGCCGCTTTGGCCCCATTGAGCGT ATCCGCATTGTCCGCGACACCCATGCCCATGAGAAGCCCAACAAGAAGCCAAAGCCGCACCGCGGCTACGCGTTTGTTGTGTACGAGCGAGAGAAAGACATGAGAG CTGCTTTAGATCAGTGTGATGGCCTCCGAATTAGAGACCGCCGTGTCAAGGTTGATGTGGAGAGAGGTCGCACAGTCAAGGGTTGGAAGCCTCGCCGTCTCGGTGGCGGGTTGGGTGGCAGAGGCTATACTAAGGCCGCGATGCCTAGACCGATGGGTCCCAgcgggtttggtggtggtggtttccgtggcggcttcggcggtgGTTTTAGGGGAGGGCGTGACCGTGGATTCAGAGGCGGTCCTGGCGGgttcggcggtggtgatcgTGGTTTCCGCggaggtggttttggcggtggtcgtgctggaggtggtgaccgcggctttggtggtggtgatcgcGGTTTTGGCGGTCCCCCCAACGCGCCGAGCGGACccggtggaggatttggtgGTCGTGACAATCGCGATGGTCGTCGTGATgggcctggtggtggtagtagtggtggtggtggcggtggtagtggtggtgggtatggAGGTCGCGATGGCGGTTCACGCTCATATGATGACAGATCTGGCGGCGGTTTCCGCGATCGCAACCCTCGCCAATCCGGAAGCAACATGGAGCCTGTTCGACCTCGCGGAGACCATGGTGGGTACAATGGTGGCAGCGGTGGCCGCGATTACGACAGACCGAGAGATCACGACGAGTCCCGGAAGCGTGCGTACGAAGGCGGTGGTTACGAGGATCCCAGAAAACTTCGCCGGTACTAG
- the MRPL51 gene encoding 39S ribosomal protein L51, mitochondrial (EggNog:ENOG503P3DJ; BUSCO:EOG092656JA; COG:J): protein MAVKALHAISQGRNGVGAFILQCKRIDLHYCDWAGSSRGMNGFIKSLLPKFAAAHPEIEFTVSPRPAKHPVAIGHYINGRSKPICVRNMEPYEILKKLELLRDASGEKLKKVTKPVRSINESVRGIWSPYHGNGMPL from the exons ATGGCGGTAAAAGCACTTCATGCGATCTCCCAAGGCCGG AACGGCGTAGGAGCCTTCATCCTCCAATGCAAAAGGATAGACCTCCACTACTGCGACTGGGCCGGTAGCTCTCGAGGCATGAA cGGCTTCatcaaatccctcctccccaaattcgccgccgcccaccCTGAAATCGAATTCACCGTCTCCCCCCGCCCCGCCAAACACCCCGTCGCCATCGGCCACTACATCAACGGCCGCTCCAAGCCCATCTGCGTCCGCAACATGGAGCCCTACGAGATcctgaagaagctcgagctcCTCCGCGACGCCAGCGGTGAGAAGCTCAAAAAGGTCACCAAGCCCGTCCGGTCCATCAACGAGTCCGTCAGAGGGATCTGGTCCCCGTACCACGGCAACGGTATGCCTTTGTAA
- the TPI1 gene encoding triosephosphate isomerase (COG:G; EggNog:ENOG503NW35; BUSCO:EOG092644TW), whose translation MARKFFVGGNFKMNGTKESIKAIIKNLNEAQLDPNVEVVIAPSHLYLPIAVDAVTASTVSVSAQNVYAKPNGAHTGEVSVSQLKDLGLNWTITGHSERRAGGESDENVADKTKAAIDGGLSVIWCCGESLEEREAGNTVAVVEKQLAALAAKLSGDDWKKIVIAYEPIWAIGTGKVATTEQAQEVHAAIRKWLKAKVSDAVADETRILYGGSVTAKNSKDLAKQPDIDGFLVGGASLKPEFVDIINSNQ comes from the exons ATGGCTCGCAAGTTCTTCGTCGGCGGCAACTTCAAGAT GAATGGCACCAAGGAGTCCAtcaaggccatcatcaagaaccTCAACGAGGCTCAATTGGACCCCAACGTTG AGGTCGTCATCGCCCCATCCCACCTCTACCTCCCCATCGCCGTCGATGCCGTCACTGCCAGCACCGTCTCCGTCTCGGCCCAGAACGTCTACGCCAAGCCCAACGGCGCCCACACCGGCGAGGTCTCGGTCTCCCAGCTTAAGGATCTCGGCCTGAACTGGACCATTACCGGCCACTCGGAGCGCAGAGCCGGCGGCGAGTCTGACGAGAATGTCGccgacaagaccaaggctGCCATTGACGGTGGTCTCAGCGTGATTTGGTGCTGCGGCGAGTCCCTTGAGGAGCGCGAGGCTGGCAAcactgttgctgttgtcgagAAGCAGCTCGCTGCTCTTGCCGCCAAGCTCTCTGGGGATGACTGGAAGAAGATTGTCATTGCCTATGAGCCCATCTGGGCTATTGGTACTGGCAAGGTTGCCACCACCGAGCAGGCCCAGGAGGTGCATGCTGCTATCCGCAAGTggctcaaggccaaggttTCCGACGCTGTTGCTGACGAGACCCGTATTTTGTATGGTGGCTCGGTCACTGCTAAGAACAGCAAGGACTTGGCTAAGCAGCCGGATATTGATGGTTTCCTTGTTGGCGGTGCCAGCTTGAAGCCCGAGT tcgtcgacatcatcaactccaacCAGTGA
- a CDS encoding hypothetical protein (EggNog:ENOG503P5FG; COG:S) — MDVTGRAMWLCRGVEKFIISYEAGVRKCGSTRQEKADQSGASEQRKKSLECERLSASFPRTNSFNKQQQPHPRRFAFLYTHLLTRLISRSNHPGRPENLPSEINPANVKLTSATTQNHNLGIEKKMARETTNTKQAAKPVADVIELSSDSEPETVETKPQQIPSVENAPQEKPAHTGDYEQPLLKVVGIKYKTDKTENQPQQDMSSTPLSSKMTLRSKGTGSVKHKHVSIEIPLPSSSLLRKKASGDDESGEESGHEVFKTPMERRHITFNDSDQEDFVTPSEAPRRNPLELQIKAETAKEEAAKEEDEEESEDESDDEAPEAVSTRVAEAQTTKAAEAAAKAVEEQEAAAKRKRQERDAFLKQQAKERKQVKKPVVEADSEDELEEPTPAPVEKRKREVPKLLPLDLLESDDEDDESHEDNSGANNKRRKVDQVAALLRGPKLLRDQRVGSTVYRVEVKRGSEKLAPKAKKQSLNAKEALLKRNRTPQRRPGFRR, encoded by the exons ATGGATGTAACGGGCAGAGCCatg TGGTTGTGTCGTGGTGTTGAGAAGTTCATCATTAGTTATGAAGCAGGGGTCCGGAAATGTGGGTCCACCAGACAGGAGAAAGCTGACCAATCAGGTGCCAGCGagcaaaggaaaaaaagttTAGAGTGTGAACGGCTGTCTGCTTCCTTTCCAAGAACTAATTCCTTCAAtaaacagcaacaacctcaccctcgacgTTTCGCCTTTTTATACACCCATCTTTTGACGAGATTGATTTCCAGATCAAACCACCCTGGACGGCCAGAAAACTTACCTTCTGAGATAAACCCAGCCAACGTCAAACTCACTTCAGCCACCACTCAAAATCACAATCTTGGCATTGAAAAGAAAATGGCACGGGAAAcgaccaacaccaagcaGGCCGCCAAACCTGTGGCTGATGTCATTGAGTTATCATCAGACTCTGAGCCAGAGACGGTCGAGACTAAGCCTCAGCAAATCCCATCTGTCGAAAACGCGCCACAGGAGAAGCCAGCTCACACAGGTGATTATGAGCAACCGCTCCTAAAGGTCGTCGGCATCAAGTACAAGACAGACAAGACTGAGAATCAGCCACAACAAGACATGAGCTCCACACCGTTAAGCTCAAAAATGACTCTCCGGTCCAAGGGGACTGGCTCAGTTAAGCACAAGCATGTCAGCATTGAGATTCcactgccatcatcatccttgTTGCGGAAAAAGGCtagcggtgatgatgagagcgGAGAGGAGAGCGGCCACGAGGTTTTTAAGACACCAATGGAGCGCAGACACATCACATTCAACGACAGTGACCAGGAGGATTTTGTCACCCCCAGCGAGGCACCAAGGAGAAACCCCTTGGAGCTCCAGATCAAGGCCGAGACTGCGAAGGAGGAAGCTGccaaggaagaagatgaggaggaatcAGAGGACGAGTCGGATGACGAGGCCCCAGAGGCTGTTTCGACGCGCGTTGCTGAAGCTCAGACCACCAAGGCTGCTGAAGCTGCTGCGAAAGCTGTTGAAGA ACAAGAAGCTGCCGCAAAGCGGAAGAGACAAGAGCGTGATGCGTTCCTCAAGCAGCAGGCTAAGGAGAGAAAGCAGGTCAAGAAGCCGGTTGTGGAAGCTGACTcggaggatgagctggaaGAGCCAACGCCAGCTCCGGTTGAAAAGAGGAAGCGGGAGGTGCCTAAACTTTTACCTCTGGACCTTTTGGAGtccgatgacgaggacgatgagtCTCATGAAGATAATTCTGGCGCAAACAACAAGAGGAGAAAGGTAGACCAGGTGGCTGCACTTCTCCGTGGACCCAAGCTTCTTCGCGATCAACGGGTGGGATCTACCGTGTATCGCGTCGAGGTAAAACGAGGCAGCGAGAAACTTGcgcccaaggccaagaagcagtCTCTCAACGCGAAGGAGGCTCTTCTCAAAAGAAACCGGACACCTCAGCGGAGACCAGGTTTCAGGCGCTAA
- a CDS encoding hypothetical protein (EggNog:ENOG503P77U) — MALPVTSIMMPRAFLAAARPLQRILVGASSRTHIPPLPRHHTQQVRLIRYRLAKREDANPKLLFTGEDIPSLDVWDRLSERAIARRIPPEITSEQMYEAVRSYCSIAIHNNDSWQPRLQSEFGIEPIVLHYAAISLSPLSDHKLCIHMLSTASSLGYHPSTVSVMFFLSQISDFFNARLKPPFRDISARFRLLSRTSRDPDILTVQGLIALREDDQDAALRFFEQAVIAAEKGTGILPPLVPGDFVSDGDTKEVPGRPLRFSYEKSCYYNLGRLYRRKGQTAKARDAFVIAAADLRHIPALVDHARMVELGQTAEENKYREVLLVSGAKMGNVKAFRQMVVDLLIKYENPEKYSPKEFKEDPVDVRVIWEWCILTLGLGRTSGPFAFADKDEFELVHNAIRGNRARMSLVEQDAETEEVTLAIWVYPSKIANLGNLTGEPERFDITI; from the exons atGGCTCTGCCCGTTACATCCATTATGATGCCACGAGCCTTTCTAGCAGCGGCAAGACCATTACAGCGGATACTAGTTGGGGCTTCTAGCCGGACACATATACCACCGCTTCCCAGACACCATACACAACAAGTTCGCCTGATTCGATACCGCCTAGCTAAGCGGGAGGATGCCAATCCAAAACTTCTTTTCACAGGCGAGGACATCCCTTCACTGGATGTATGGGATCGTTTAAGTGAAAGGGCGATCGCTCGACGGATTCCCCCAGAAATTACCTCTGAGCAGATGTATGAAGCGGTACGCTCATACTGTTCCATTGCAATTCACAATAACGACTCCTGGCAGCCAAGGTTACAAAGTG AATTTGGAATCGAGCCCATCGTGCTTCATTACGCAGCCATCAGCCTCTCGCCCCTAAGCGATCACAAACTATGCATCCACATGCTATctaccgcctcctccctaggctaccacccctccaccgtctccgtGAtgttcttcctctcccaaatAAGCGACTTCTTCAACGCCCGTCTCAAGCCACCCTTCCGCGACATCAGCGCCCGCTTCAGGCTCCTCTCCCGAACCAGCAGAGACCCCGACATCCTCACCGTCCAAGGCCTCATCGCTCTGCGAGAAGACGACCAAGACGCCGCGCTTCGTTTCTTCGAGCAGGCCGTCATCGCCGCTGAGAAGGGCACCGGTATCCTGCCCCCCCTCGTACCAGGCGACTTCGTCTCCGATGGGGACACCAAGGAAGTCCCCGGCCGCCCCCTCCGGTTCTCCTACGAAAAGTCCTGCTACTACAACCTGGGTCGGCTCTACAGGAGAAAGGGTCAGACTGCAAAGGCACGCGATGCGTtcgtcatcgccgccgcaGACCTCCGACATATCCCCGCGCTTGTTGATCATGCGAGAATGGTAGAGTTGGGGCAAACAGCCGAGGAGAACAAGTACAGGGAGGTTTTGCTGGTATCAGGCGCCAAGATGGGCAACGTTAAGGCGTTCAggcagatggtggtggatttgttGATCAAGTATGAGAATCCGGAGAAATACAGCCCCAAGGAGTTCAAGGAGGATCCTGTTGATGTGAGGGTGATCTGGGAGTGGTGCATTCTTACGCTGGGCCTTGGTCGGACAAGCGGCCCGTTCGCGTTTGCCGATAAGGACGAGTTTGAGCTGGTTCACAACGCTATCAGGGGCAACCGGGCCAGGATGAGTCTGGTCGAGCAGGATGCAGAGACTGAGGAGGTGACATTGGCCATTTGGGTCTACCCTTCTAAAATAGCAAACTTGGGGAACCTTACCGGGGAACCTGAGAGATTTGATATCACAATATAA